A region of Saimiri boliviensis isolate mSaiBol1 chromosome 10, mSaiBol1.pri, whole genome shotgun sequence DNA encodes the following proteins:
- the C10H7orf25 gene encoding UPF0415 protein C7orf25 homolog isoform X2: MSAHSMLCERIAIAKELIKRAESLSRSRKGGIEGGAKLCSKLKAELKFLQKVEAGKVAIKESHLQSTNLTHLRAIVESAENLEEVVSVLHVFGYTDTLGEKQTLVVDVVANGGHTWVKAIGRKAEALHNIWLGRGQYGDKSIIEQAEDFLQASHQQPVQYSNPHIIFAFYNSVSSPMAEKLKEMGISVRGDIVAVNSLLDHPEELQLSESESDDEGPELLQVTRVDRENILASVAFPTEIKVDVCRRVNLDITTLITYVSALSYGGCHFIFKEKVLTEQAEQERKEQVLPQLEAFMKDKELFACESAVKDFQSILDTLGGPGERERATMLIKRINVVPDQPSERALRLVASSKINSRSLTIFGTGDTLKAITMTANSGFVRAANNQGVKFSVFIHQPRALTESKEALATPLPKGYATDSEH, encoded by the coding sequence ATGTCTGCACATTCCATGCTCTGTGAACGAATCGCCATAGCCAAGGAACTGATCAAGAGAGCAGAATCACTTTCTAGATCAAGAAAAGGTGGCATAGAAGGAGGTGCAAAACTGTGCAGCAAATTGAAGGCAGAATTAAAATTCTTACAGAAAGTAGAAGCTGGGAAAGTAGCTATTAAAGAATCTCATTTACAGAGCACTAACCTAACACACCTGAGAGCCATTGTGGAATCAGcagaaaacctggaagaagttGTTAGTGTTCTTCACGTCTTTGGTTACACGGATACCTTGGGAGAAAAGCAGACCCTTGTGGTAGATGTAGTTGCAAATGGTGGTCATACTTGGGTGAAAGCCATTGGCCGGAAGGCTGAAGCTCTTCATAACATCTGGCTGGGCAGGGGCCAGTATGGTGACAAAAGCATCATTGAGCAGGCGGAAGACTTCCTCCAGGCCAGTCACCAGCAGCCCGTGCAATATAGCAACCCTCACATCATCTTTGCATTTTACAACAGTGTCTCTAGTCCCATGGCAGAGAAGCTGAAAGAAATGGGCATATCTGTGAGAGGAGACATAGTAGCAGTCAACTCTCTGTTAGATCACCCTGAAGAGCTCCAGCTCAGTGAGAGTGAATCAGATGATGAGGGCCCTGAACTTTTGCAGGTGACCAGAGTAGATCGAGAAAATATACTAGCAAGTGTTGCGTTTCCAACAGAAATTAAGGTTGATGTGTGCAGAAGAGTAAATCTGGACATTACTACTTTAATCACATATGTATCTGCCCTCAGCTATGGAGGCTGccactttattttcaaagaaaaagtgcTCACAGAACAAGCAGAGCAAGAGAGGAAAGAGCAGGTTCTACCTCAGCTGGAGGCCTTTATGAAGGACAAGGAGTTGTTTGCTTGTGAATCTGCTGTCAAGGACTTTCAGTCTATTTTAGATACCTTAGGAGGACCTGGGGAGAGAGAGCGAGCCACTATGTTAATTAAGCGAATTAATGTAGTACCAGACCAGCCTTCTGAGCGTGCCTTGAGACTAGTGGCCAGTTCAAAAATTAATAGCCGCTCATTAACAATTTTTGGGACAGGAGACACTCTAAAAGCCATCACAATGACTGCTAATAGTGGTTTTGTCAGAGCTGCAAACAACCAGGGTGTTAAATTTAGTGTGTTTATCCATCAGCCCAGGGCACTTACTGAGAGTAAAGAGGCTCTAGCCACCCCCTTACCAAAAGGCTACGCAACTGACAGTGAACACTAA
- the C10H7orf25 gene encoding UPF0415 protein C7orf25 homolog isoform X1: protein MAATLSLAVRGESHSKMRHTQARVLDSASERNNADSMSAHSMLCERIAIAKELIKRAESLSRSRKGGIEGGAKLCSKLKAELKFLQKVEAGKVAIKESHLQSTNLTHLRAIVESAENLEEVVSVLHVFGYTDTLGEKQTLVVDVVANGGHTWVKAIGRKAEALHNIWLGRGQYGDKSIIEQAEDFLQASHQQPVQYSNPHIIFAFYNSVSSPMAEKLKEMGISVRGDIVAVNSLLDHPEELQLSESESDDEGPELLQVTRVDRENILASVAFPTEIKVDVCRRVNLDITTLITYVSALSYGGCHFIFKEKVLTEQAEQERKEQVLPQLEAFMKDKELFACESAVKDFQSILDTLGGPGERERATMLIKRINVVPDQPSERALRLVASSKINSRSLTIFGTGDTLKAITMTANSGFVRAANNQGVKFSVFIHQPRALTESKEALATPLPKGYATDSEH from the exons ATGGCTGCCACCCTTTCCTTAGCCGTCAGAGGTGAGAGTCACAGCAAAATGAGACATACGCAAGCCCGGGTTCTAGACTCAGCCTCC GAAAGGAATAATGCTGACAGCATGTCTGCACATTCCATGCTCTGTGAACGAATCGCCATAGCCAAGGAACTGATCAAGAGAGCAGAATCACTTTCTAGATCAAGAAAAGGTGGCATAGAAGGAGGTGCAAAACTGTGCAGCAAATTGAAGGCAGAATTAAAATTCTTACAGAAAGTAGAAGCTGGGAAAGTAGCTATTAAAGAATCTCATTTACAGAGCACTAACCTAACACACCTGAGAGCCATTGTGGAATCAGcagaaaacctggaagaagttGTTAGTGTTCTTCACGTCTTTGGTTACACGGATACCTTGGGAGAAAAGCAGACCCTTGTGGTAGATGTAGTTGCAAATGGTGGTCATACTTGGGTGAAAGCCATTGGCCGGAAGGCTGAAGCTCTTCATAACATCTGGCTGGGCAGGGGCCAGTATGGTGACAAAAGCATCATTGAGCAGGCGGAAGACTTCCTCCAGGCCAGTCACCAGCAGCCCGTGCAATATAGCAACCCTCACATCATCTTTGCATTTTACAACAGTGTCTCTAGTCCCATGGCAGAGAAGCTGAAAGAAATGGGCATATCTGTGAGAGGAGACATAGTAGCAGTCAACTCTCTGTTAGATCACCCTGAAGAGCTCCAGCTCAGTGAGAGTGAATCAGATGATGAGGGCCCTGAACTTTTGCAGGTGACCAGAGTAGATCGAGAAAATATACTAGCAAGTGTTGCGTTTCCAACAGAAATTAAGGTTGATGTGTGCAGAAGAGTAAATCTGGACATTACTACTTTAATCACATATGTATCTGCCCTCAGCTATGGAGGCTGccactttattttcaaagaaaaagtgcTCACAGAACAAGCAGAGCAAGAGAGGAAAGAGCAGGTTCTACCTCAGCTGGAGGCCTTTATGAAGGACAAGGAGTTGTTTGCTTGTGAATCTGCTGTCAAGGACTTTCAGTCTATTTTAGATACCTTAGGAGGACCTGGGGAGAGAGAGCGAGCCACTATGTTAATTAAGCGAATTAATGTAGTACCAGACCAGCCTTCTGAGCGTGCCTTGAGACTAGTGGCCAGTTCAAAAATTAATAGCCGCTCATTAACAATTTTTGGGACAGGAGACACTCTAAAAGCCATCACAATGACTGCTAATAGTGGTTTTGTCAGAGCTGCAAACAACCAGGGTGTTAAATTTAGTGTGTTTATCCATCAGCCCAGGGCACTTACTGAGAGTAAAGAGGCTCTAGCCACCCCCTTACCAAAAGGCTACGCAACTGACAGTGAACACTAA